A region from the Brassica napus cultivar Da-Ae chromosome C8, Da-Ae, whole genome shotgun sequence genome encodes:
- the LOC106367838 gene encoding multiple myeloma tumor-associated protein 2 homolog, which yields MYHPTRGGVRGGRDQFSWDEVKADKHRENYLGHSVKAPVGRWQKGKDLNWYARDKKQGGSNTDAMKEEIQRVKEQEEQAMREALGLAPKSSTRPQGNRLDKQEYTELIKRGSTAEDLGAGKADAVWVHGIGYAKTPRPWEDPSTLAPPSQTEEAGPARLPANAPAIKTVEDVPNDTERNQEKDKHEERKPAKRDREERHERREKHEKREKRERHEKRHSRDSDDRKKHKKEKKDRKRRHDSDSD from the exons ATGTATCATCCGACGAGAGGCGGTGTTCGTGGTGGTCGAGATC AGTTCAGTTGGGATGAAGTGAAGGCTGATAAACATAGGGAGAACTACCTGGGTCACAGTGTCAAGGCCCCTGTTGGACGATGGCAAAAag GTAAAGATCTTAACTGGTATGctagagataagaaacaagggGGTTCCAACACGGATGCTATGAAAGAGGAGATTCAAAGAGTTAAGGAACAAGAGGAACAAGCCATGAGGGAGGCTCTGGGCTTGGCACCAAAGTCCTCTACAAGACCACAAGGAAATCGCCTTGACAAGCAAGAGTATACTGAACTTATCAAAAGAGGTTCAACAGCCGAGGACCTGGGTGCAGGGAAGGCTGATGCAGTTTGGGTTCACGGCATTGGCTACGCAAA GACACCACGACCTTGGGAAGATCCTAGCACCCTTGCACCACCCTCTCAGACAGAAGAAGCAGGGCCAGCACGTTTGCCAGCAAATGCTCCAGCGATCAAAACTGTTGAAGATGTACCAAATGATACTGAGAGGAACCAAGAGAAGGATAAGCACGAGGAAAGGAAACCTGCGAAGAGAGATAGGGAAGAGAGACATGAAAGGCGTGAAAAACATGAAAAGCGCGAGAAACGTGAGAGGCATGAAAAGCGACACAGTCGTGATTCAGATGACAGGAAGAAGcacaagaaagagaagaaggatAGGAAGAGGAGGCATGACTCCGACTCCGATTGA
- the BNAC08G23540D gene encoding uncharacterized protein BNAC08G23540D, whose translation MAEQPQQQRESDSSPPQLKLPSFVVNLFPFLQPKSPSPANGADGAPKPAGGVAKDKETQNSTVTFPYNPPKNAEPLKLEAEPSSGSTSNSLVIWQVYALGGFLVLKWAWARWNERNATSDKKEDDDADDQAPHPEDD comes from the exons ATGGCTGAACAACCACAGCAGCAGCGAGAATCCGATTCTTCCCCTCCTCAGCTGAAGTTACCTTCTTTCGTCGTTAACTtgttcccctttctccaacccAAGTCTCCTTCTCCCGCTAACGGCGCCGATGGTGCTCCTAAACCCGCGGGAGGAGTCGCCAAGGACAAGGAGACTCAGAACTCGACGGTTACTTTCCCTTACAATCCTCCCAAGAACGCAGAGCCTCTCAAGCTTGAAGCCGAACCTAGCTCCGGAAGCACTTCTAACTCCCTCGTCATTTGGCAG GTATATGCACTTGGAGGGTTTCTGGTCCTGAAGTGGGCTTGGGCGAGATGGAATGAGAGGAACGCCACAAGTGACAAAAAGGAGGATGATGATGCTGATGATCAAGCTCCTCATCCGGAAGATGATTGA
- the BNAC08G23550D gene encoding uncharacterized protein BNAC08G23550D, which produces MAHQDKLDHHRCNDSDAQDPTSMTIEFLRARLLAERAVSKSARAKLDGLADKVAELEEQLKIASLQRKKAEQATADVLAILAENGFNDVSDGYDSTSDQESYSQASSVSGKSLSWKGRRREAASSDKAKEPRDRRQRGFDSAYIWRPRHRQGRSCRQIKRSESRTVSEDHKGDGNAIVDTEVVPNASEESSRTVVDVVVMKGDESLQNVLEKRDSMDINLERALAKRAQVIGSFEDMEETQKQWEKEFTDSKLSALDSCDVGNHSDVTDESNGEKTQTQVQDSTLVANEADQGSPDHSVTSSSDKCCKSCGTKSMEQDAFPSGDKGKQIPESPKSESSHSQSSQGISQHSSSTIQPNSRGSSFRSNATTTFQKVDYPLVPASKEKSDNCETVLTALQQAKLSLQEKVNSLHTRKPEYQSESSYPSTPGSYALSIEAAPGSKSSLPASNTGSMVEFPVGCAGLFRVPTDFSPDASTKNSILASSSTQKALISHTPDTSPPLSTDERPLITPYIGGLKLYAGFREDTQESRHYKATPSVSGSVISGFGGNQLSFSTSLNLDRQVSTYTHVTPTRSLYPDSVLRSREMYSTPYYTRAVGLPPSGGGSGPADGLFRRV; this is translated from the exons ATGGCTCATCAAGACAAGTTGGATCATCATCG GTGTAATGATTCAGACGCACAAGATCCTACTTCAATGACCATTGAGTTTCTCCGCGCGCGTTTACTTGCTGAAAGAGCTGTTTCCAAGAGCGCAAGAGCTAAGCTTGATGGCCTCGCTGACAAA GTGGCAGAGCTGGAGGAACAGCTAAAGATTGCGTCTTTACAGAGAAAGAAGGCAGAACAAGCAACTGCTGATGTCCTTGCCATCCTTGCAGAAAATGGGTTTAATGATGTCTCGGACGGTTATGATTCAACCTCTGATCAAGAAAGCTACTCTCAGGCGAGTTCAG TGTCTGGCAAAAGCCTGTCCTGGAAAGGGCGCAGGAGAGAAGCAGCTTCTTCAGACAAGGCCAAGGAACCGCGTGATAGGAGACAGAGAGGTTTCGACTCTGCTTATATCTGGCGTCCAAGACACCGCCAAGGAAGGTCTTGTCGACAGATAAAACGCAGCGAATCAAG AACTGTATCTGAAGATCACAAGGGAGATGGAAATGCAATTGTTGATACTGAAGTGGTTCCCAACGCGAGTGAAGAGTCATCCAGAACTGTGGTTGATGTTGTTGTTATGAAAGGAGACGAAAGTTTGCAGAATGTTTTAGAGAAGAGAGACAGCATGGACATCAACTTAGAGAGAGCGTTGGCAAAACGTGCACAAGTTATAGGTTCTTTTGAAGATATGGAAGAGACTCAAAAGCAGTGGGAGAAAGAGTTCACTGATTCTAAATTATCTGCCCTG GATTCATGTGACGTAGGGAACCATTCAGATGTGACGGATGAAAGTAATGGGGAAAAAACACAAACTCAGGTTCAAGATTCCACACTAGTAGCCAACGAAGCTGACCAAGGTTCGCCTGATCATTCAGTAACATCATCATCTGATAAGTGCTGCAAAAGTTGCGGAACCAAATCTATGGAACAAGATGCATTTCCTTCAGGAGACAAAGGAAAACAAATACCTGAGAGTCCTAAAAGTGAGTCTTCTCATTCACAGAGCTCTCAAGGTATCTCCCAGCACTCTTCATCAACTATTCAGCCAAACTCGAGAGGTAGCTCCTTTCGTAGTAATGCCACTACTACCTTCCAGAAAGTAGATTACCCTTTAGTTCCAGCGTCAAAGGAGAAGTCTGATAATTGTGAGACAGTGCTCACTGCGCTGCAGCAAGCTAAGCTGTCTCTGCAAGAGAAAGTCAATAGCCTACATACCAGAAAACCTGAGTATCAATCTGAAAGCTCATATCCTTCAACGCCAGGTTCATACGCATTATCCATAGAGGCAGCACCTGGTTCCAAGTCATCTCTCCCTGCTTCCAACACCGGGTCCATGGTAGAGTTTCCTGTTGGATGTGCTGGACTTTTCCGAGTACCCACTGATTTTTCACCTGATGCATCAACGAAGAACAGCATTCTAGCTTCTTCGAGTACTCAGAAAGCTCTGATTAGCCATACACCTGACACGAGTCCTCCTTTGTCAACGGATGAGCGTCCTCTGATCACTCCGTACATTGGTGGACTAAAACTATATGCAGGCTTCAGGGAAGATACTCAAGAATCTAGACATTATAAAGCCACACCAAGTGTTTCAGGCAGCGTCATCTCTGGTTTTGGAGGTAACCAACTATCATTCTCAACTAGCCTCAACTTAGATAGACAAGTGAGTACATATACTCACGTGACACCTACTCGAAGCTTGTATCCTGATTCAGTTCTGCGTAGTAGAGAAATGTATTCGACTCCTTATTACACACGTGCGGTTGGGTTGCCTCCTAGTGGTGGTGGTTCAGGTCCAGCTGACGGCTTGTTTAGGCGAGTATGA